AGCTGGCGGCTTACACGGGTGCCAAATACTGCATCTCGGTCGCCAACGGCACTGATGCACTTCAGATAGCGCAAATGGCCCTGGGCATCGGTCCAGGCGATGAAGTCATTACCCCCGGCTTTACTTACATTGCCACCGCAGAAACTGTCGCTTTGCTCGGCGCCAGACCTGTGTATGTAGATATTGACCCTCGAACCTACAACCTGGACCCCGCCTTATTGCAAGCGGCGATTACCCCTCGGACCAGAGCAATCATCCCGGTCAGCCTGTATGGTCAATGCGCCGACTTTGACGTCATCAACGCAATTGCCGAACGGCACGGAATTCCTGTCATTGAAGACGCTGCACAGAGTTTCGGTGCAACATACAAAGGACGCAAAAGCTGCAATCTCTCAACCATCGCCTGCGCGAGCTTTTTCCCCAGCAAACCACTAGGCTGCTACGGAGATGGCGGAGCCATTTTCACGAACAATGATTTCCTTGCAAAAAAAATAAGACAAATAGCACGCCATGGGCAGGATCGCCGATACCACCACGTCTGCGTCGGTGTTAATAGTCGACTAGATACAATTCAAGCCGCAGTTTTACTGTCGAAGCTGGAAATATTTGACGAAGAAATCGCTGCCCGGCAAAAAGTAGCCACAGAATACAGCAATCAACTCAAACAGGCAAATATTGAAGCCACCCCGTATATTGAACCATATAATAAAAGTACTTATGCTCAATATACAATTCGTGTCAAGAGCAGAGAACTCCTGCAGGAGCGCCTGAAATTAGCTGGTGTACCAACTGTGGTTCATTATCCCCTTCCATTGAATAAGCAACCGGCAGTGGAAGACAAAGAAATCGATCTTCCAGTAGGTGATACAGCAGCAGAGCAGGTACTTAGTTTACCCATGCATCCCTATTTGAACGAAAAAGATCAAACCCGGATCGTGGCGGCCATTTGCTAGATTGCCTTCAAATCACCTTCTCGATTGCAATCAGGAAAATCTCGTAAGTCATATCATGCACAGCAATCCATAGTCAGCCATTTTCATAAGAGTTTGAGAATCAATTATAAGCATGCGGAAGATTATTACAATTGTTGGTGCTCGCCCTCAGCTTGTCAAGGCAGCGGCGCTATCGCGCGCTCTTGCTGCGCGCGCTGTATTTCAAGAAGTAATTATTCACACAGGTCAGCATTATGATGAAAATATGTCAGATATTTTCTTCAAGCAAATGCACATTCCTACGCCCCACTACAATTTAGGAATTGGAGGAGGAAGTCACGGAGAAATGACAGGGCGACAGCTGGAAAAAATTGAAGCGCTAATAATCAAAGAAAAACCCGAGTTAATGGTAGTTTACGGAGATACCAATTCAACGCTTGCAGGAGCGCTGGCGGCAGTGAAACTCCAAATACCTATTGCTCATGTAGAGGCAGGGCTAAGATCTTTCAATCGAAAAATGCCAGAAGAGATTAACCGGATAGTAACCGATCATATATCAGATATACTATTTGCCCCGACAGATAAAGCACGGAAAAACCTGGAATCTGAAGGAAGGCCCCAAAACTCTATCCACATTGTTGGTGACGTCATGTATGACGCCGCCATTTTCTACGCAAAACTCTCTAAGATGCCGGAAAAGCTCGAAGGCATCTCAAGAGACAAATTTATACTCTGCACTATTCATCGAGCTGAGAATACGGATGATCCATCTCGCCTCCGGTCCATCTTTGAAGGATTAGGAAGCATCGATGCACTTGTGGTGCTCCCACTCCACCCAAGAACGAGGAAAAAATTGAATGAATTTGGCATTCCAATTCCTCGCAATGTTTATATTATGGAGCCAGTTGGTTATTTGGAAATGATCTGGCTTGAGCAAAACTGCAAACTAATAGTCACGGATTCAGGAGGTGTTCAAAAAGAAGCCTACTTTCATCAAAAACCGTGCATTACTCTTAGAGATGAGACTGAGTGGACAGAGCTTGTTGACATTGGTATTAATACATTGACAGGAGCATCATCCGAGAAAATTTCAAAAGCATTATTGAATTCAAATTTTGATGAGGATTTATTCGCTCAGAAGCCATATGGAGATGGGAATTCAGCAACAAAAATCGCAGCAATACTTGAAGAATTTCGGTAAGCGATTTTAATGTGAATTGAGAAATTCTCTCAAAAACTCTTGAGGTGAAAATCTCCATGCACTCCGATATTGATTTGAAATACACTTAAGAAAATGGAAATATCAAAGCAGTGTTGTGAGACGGTAGCTATTAGAACGAAAACCGAGAACATAGCACAGAGCTTTACCAATTCAATCTTTGAAGAGTCGTGGTGGCTAGATGCTGTTGCCCCCGGCCGCTGGGGAAAAGCAGAGATAAAAAGCAATGGCAGCAGCATTGCAATATTGCCTTATGTCCAAGATAAAACAGGCCCATTTCGACTAATTCGAATGCCTTCCTTGACACAAACCCTGGGTCCATGGATTAGCGAAAAAATCAGGGTGAACACAGCAAGCTCAAAAGAGGCTGCAGTGATAGATGAGCTTGTAGGAATGCTTCCTAAGCACGATTACTTCATGCAACGCATGCATCATTCATTTTCGAACTGGCTACCGTTATATTGGCAAAATTTTGAGCAGACAACTTTATATACATACATCATTAGAGAGCAAGAAACAAAAGATCTTGTTTTCAAAAACATGCAACCGAGAATAAAAAATGCAATAAAGAAGTGGGAGCATGAAGGTGGAGTTTCTGTTTTTCAGAGCGACGACATTGAGCAATTTTTGATTTTGCATGAAAAGACTTTTTTACGGCAAGGCAGATCTTTACCGTACAGAAAAGATCTAGTACGACGCCTTGATACCGCATGCGCAGCACGCGGAGCAAGAAAAATTTATTTTGGAAAAGACTCACAGGGAAATATTCATGCTGCAGCGTATATAGTTAATGATGCGAACTATAGCTATTATTTGATGTCAGGATCTGATCCTCTTCTACGAGAAAGTAATGCTCTCACTTTCTGCTTATGGGAAGCAATTAAAGGTGCCCTAGATGGGGGACGGAAGTTTGATTTCGAAGGTTCAATGATAAAGCCCATCGAGTTTTATTTTCGCGGCTTTGGTCCATCACGTACCGCTTATTCAAAAATATGGAAACACAAGAATAACTTTACCAAAGCACTCTACAACATTCGCTCAACACTTCGCAGATAGCCTTTCTAGAATTGAATGAGAGACAATTGAAAAAAAGCACGTTCTCTCGAGACTTTAAAATACTGTTCTCCGGAAATATCGGAGCTCATGGCATCAGTTTTCTATTCGCAACCTTGGTAGCCAGGCTTTATCCGCCGGAAAGGTTTGCAGATTTAGGGCTATTCGTATCGATAACAACCATATTATCGATGCTCTTTACGGCGCGCCTGGAATTTGCCGTAGTCACCAGTCAAAGCGATGAAAAAGCTGAGACACTGTGCCGAACAGGCATTGCATTCTCGGCAATAGGTGCGGTACTAGTTACTGCGGGAATGGCCATAGCTTTCCTCCTGGGCCATCTACCTTCATGGATGATTTTTGCTGGGTTTTCTGCTTTTTTTCTATCTAGCACGAAATTTTTTACCCAACTAGCTAGCCGCAAGGGCATGTACAGTGTTTTAGCTCACAATAAATTTATCGTAGCCTTTCTCACAAACATCGTTCAATGCCTCTTATTCTTTGCTAGCGTAGGTTTGGTGGCTGGCTATTTCTTGGGAACCTATGTATCCCAGATGATCCTGGCTCGGAAAATCACGCTTGAAAAATTACCCTTTCAGCGATCTACCTTCCTGAACAATATTAGAACAAGCTTCAAAGAGAACTTGAATTTCGCCAAATATGATCTTCCAGCCGATATAATTAACTTTGCATCAAGCCAGACTCCGATCTTTCTCCTTCCATTATATTACGGAAGTACATTGGCGGGACTTTATGTTTTTGTTGACAGAGTATTTTCGGCACCGGCCTCATTGATAGGAGCTTCGGTTAG
This Variovorax terrae DNA region includes the following protein-coding sequences:
- a CDS encoding DegT/DnrJ/EryC1/StrS family aminotransferase, giving the protein MIEFIDLKTQQARIKEQIDAAIQRVLAHGQYILGPEVSELEEKLAAYTGAKYCISVANGTDALQIAQMALGIGPGDEVITPGFTYIATAETVALLGARPVYVDIDPRTYNLDPALLQAAITPRTRAIIPVSLYGQCADFDVINAIAERHGIPVIEDAAQSFGATYKGRKSCNLSTIACASFFPSKPLGCYGDGGAIFTNNDFLAKKIRQIARHGQDRRYHHVCVGVNSRLDTIQAAVLLSKLEIFDEEIAARQKVATEYSNQLKQANIEATPYIEPYNKSTYAQYTIRVKSRELLQERLKLAGVPTVVHYPLPLNKQPAVEDKEIDLPVGDTAAEQVLSLPMHPYLNEKDQTRIVAAIC
- the wecB gene encoding non-hydrolyzing UDP-N-acetylglucosamine 2-epimerase — encoded protein: MRKIITIVGARPQLVKAAALSRALAARAVFQEVIIHTGQHYDENMSDIFFKQMHIPTPHYNLGIGGGSHGEMTGRQLEKIEALIIKEKPELMVVYGDTNSTLAGALAAVKLQIPIAHVEAGLRSFNRKMPEEINRIVTDHISDILFAPTDKARKNLESEGRPQNSIHIVGDVMYDAAIFYAKLSKMPEKLEGISRDKFILCTIHRAENTDDPSRLRSIFEGLGSIDALVVLPLHPRTRKKLNEFGIPIPRNVYIMEPVGYLEMIWLEQNCKLIVTDSGGVQKEAYFHQKPCITLRDETEWTELVDIGINTLTGASSEKISKALLNSNFDEDLFAQKPYGDGNSATKIAAILEEFR
- a CDS encoding GNAT family N-acetyltransferase is translated as MEISKQCCETVAIRTKTENIAQSFTNSIFEESWWLDAVAPGRWGKAEIKSNGSSIAILPYVQDKTGPFRLIRMPSLTQTLGPWISEKIRVNTASSKEAAVIDELVGMLPKHDYFMQRMHHSFSNWLPLYWQNFEQTTLYTYIIREQETKDLVFKNMQPRIKNAIKKWEHEGGVSVFQSDDIEQFLILHEKTFLRQGRSLPYRKDLVRRLDTACAARGARKIYFGKDSQGNIHAAAYIVNDANYSYYLMSGSDPLLRESNALTFCLWEAIKGALDGGRKFDFEGSMIKPIEFYFRGFGPSRTAYSKIWKHKNNFTKALYNIRSTLRR
- a CDS encoding lipopolysaccharide biosynthesis protein; protein product: MKKSTFSRDFKILFSGNIGAHGISFLFATLVARLYPPERFADLGLFVSITTILSMLFTARLEFAVVTSQSDEKAETLCRTGIAFSAIGAVLVTAGMAIAFLLGHLPSWMIFAGFSAFFLSSTKFFTQLASRKGMYSVLAHNKFIVAFLTNIVQCLLFFASVGLVAGYFLGTYVSQMILARKITLEKLPFQRSTFLNNIRTSFKENLNFAKYDLPADIINFASSQTPIFLLPLYYGSTLAGLYVFVDRVFSAPASLIGASVSQIFFERATKAYAADKPALKFLTISIYNRIAGLGLCFTVIILLLGPNIFQLLFGANWVEAGRLAAALVSLVVLSLATSPLSMLFAVTGRQRELLIYNVIVAASRFLSILIPWFFTKDFYFTIIIYAAANFFLRLLMGWRSLTIIDVHLFKAKRTLAITAALVAAEVASIFIFS